Genomic DNA from Hymenobacter jejuensis:
GTGCGCAGCCTGTCAACCAAGCCGTTGGTCGTTTTCACCACCGCCTACGCCGAGCATGCCGTTGCCAGCTTTGAGCTAGATGCCGTCGATTACCTGCTCAAGCCCTTCTCGCTGGCCCGGTTTGCAAAAGCTTGCAACAAGGCCCACGAGCTACGGCAACTGCGCGGCCAGGCCGCCGCGCCCAAAGACTATCTGTTTCTGAAAACCGGATACGAGCAGGTCAGGGTGCTTTACGATGAAATTCTGTACCTGGAGGCGGCCGGCAACTATGTCACGTTTGTGCTGGAGGGCAAACGGCTGCTCTCGCGCATGACCTTCACCGAATTACTAGAGGTGCTGCCCGCCGGCAAGTTTGTTCGGGTGCACCGCTCCTTCATCGTGGCCATTGCCAAAATAGATAAAATCGAGCGCCACCAGTTGGGCGTGCAGGGCCATTGCGTGCCGGTGGGCGCCTCGTATCTGCCGCAGGTGCAGGTGCTGTAAGCCCCGGCACAGGGCGCTCCTGCTACCATTCTCAACCGATTTTACTTTCCCCTTATTAGCTCGCCTGAGCGGCGGGCCGGGGCTTCTGTTGCCCATACAAACCCATCGGGGAACGGCTGTTCCCGCAACTATTTTGCCTTATGGAAACATCACGTTTAGGCTCGCTGCCACCGGAAAAAGCGCCGCTGCCTGCCGACTCTTATCGCAAGCGCCTGCTGGTGAAAGACCGCCACAAGCTGTTCTTTATCAAGGCCGCCGACATCCTCTACTTCGATGCCGACGGCAACTACATCACCCTGCACACGCTGCGCCAGACCCATACCATTTACGAGAGCCTGACGCAGCTAGAGCAGCGCCTCGATCCGGCCGATTTCACGCGCATCAACCGCTCCTACATCGTCAACCTCAACTACATCGAGGAGCTCGAATCGTATTTCAACGGCGAATACCTCGTGCGCCTGGTCGGCGGCCACTGCCTCAAATGGACGCGCGGCTACCGCGACCGGGTCAAAGCTTTTTTGGGGAAGAATTGCTAGCCCCGCGCTAGCCGATAGGAGGCAGGCTGGTCTCCAAGCGTGCCCGCAGCCGCTCGTGCTGTTTGGGCAGCATCAGGTGGGTGCCTAACTCGGCCAGCGGCTCGTCCACGGTGAAACCGGGGTTTTCGGTTGCAATTTCAAATAGCACCCCGCCCGGCTCGCGGAAGTATACTGAGTGGAAATAGTCGCGGTCGATTTGGGGCGTGGGTTGTAGGCCCTTCTCAAGCAGCTTGTTGCGGAAGTACAACTCGGCTTCGTCGTCTTTCACCCGGAAGGCAATGTGGTGCACCGAGCCGCCGGCCGTCACGCTACGTGCCTCGCCGGGCACTTCCACCAGATCGATGTAGGCGGCGCCCTGCACTGTATCGGTCGCGTAGCGGTAGCGATTGACGTGCTGTTCTAGCAAAGTATAGCCAAAGACATCTGTCAGAATTTCGGCCGTGGGTTGGATGCTGGCCAGCGTGAGCGTGACGGTATGAAAGCCCTTGGTCGCTACGTCGGCCCCGACGTCGGCCGTGGTCCAGGGCGTGCGCGAGTCAGCAGTTTTCGACTCAATGAGCTCCAGCTTCAGGCCGTCGGGGTCGAGGAAGGTCAGGTAGCGCTCCCCAAATTTCTCACTGGGCTTGTTATAGGTTACGCCGTGCTGCTCGAAGCGCTGCATCCAGAAATCAAAACTGCCGGCTGGCACCGAATAGCCGATTTCGGTGGCCTGCCCGATGCCGCGCCGGCCAGTGGTGATGTGCTCCCAGGGGAAAAACGTGAGGATCGTGCCGGCCGAGCCGGTTTCGTCGCCAAAATAAAAGTGGTAGGTGCCCGGGTCGTCGAAGTTGACGGTCTTCTTCAGGAAGCGCAGCCCG
This window encodes:
- a CDS encoding LytR/AlgR family response regulator transcription factor — translated: MTALALDDEPMALEVVRALAAKVPFVELKACFTNAFDALAYLQQEPVDLLFLDINMPDLSGLEFVRSLSTKPLVVFTTAYAEHAVASFELDAVDYLLKPFSLARFAKACNKAHELRQLRGQAAAPKDYLFLKTGYEQVRVLYDEILYLEAAGNYVTFVLEGKRLLSRMTFTELLEVLPAGKFVRVHRSFIVAIAKIDKIERHQLGVQGHCVPVGASYLPQVQVL
- a CDS encoding LytR/AlgR family response regulator transcription factor gives rise to the protein METSRLGSLPPEKAPLPADSYRKRLLVKDRHKLFFIKAADILYFDADGNYITLHTLRQTHTIYESLTQLEQRLDPADFTRINRSYIVNLNYIEELESYFNGEYLVRLVGGHCLKWTRGYRDRVKAFLGKNC
- a CDS encoding ring-cleaving dioxygenase; its protein translation is MEPRILGLHHVTAIAGNAQRNHKFYTKVLGLRFLKKTVNFDDPGTYHFYFGDETGSAGTILTFFPWEHITTGRRGIGQATEIGYSVPAGSFDFWMQRFEQHGVTYNKPSEKFGERYLTFLDPDGLKLELIESKTADSRTPWTTADVGADVATKGFHTVTLTLASIQPTAEILTDVFGYTLLEQHVNRYRYATDTVQGAAYIDLVEVPGEARSVTAGGSVHHIAFRVKDDEAELYFRNKLLEKGLQPTPQIDRDYFHSVYFREPGGVLFEIATENPGFTVDEPLAELGTHLMLPKQHERLRARLETSLPPIG